A DNA window from Pseudorasbora parva isolate DD20220531a chromosome 5, ASM2467924v1, whole genome shotgun sequence contains the following coding sequences:
- the LOC137075048 gene encoding uncharacterized protein, with protein sequence MVITCVVKGCENKAKVFSAVMFHRFPIHHKRRKAWLAALNIDATTPLDILKKWRVCSEHFTQEDYTSTGLRLKDSATPTIIKARTQQSGSSPNTAELSDLQQDLPEQDETFFVGVPHSTPQKHRAEEPTAAFQVPLSVQFTSPSHSRKPAVALAPTWSMKSDTASSSTIMTMCGPRKSIVFEEPHHIEATVMDMSGTSVFDVSMTSEPAVDPTDTSFEANSSPSTTTTGSSSSLFGQPRGWKERKWIVNESKLMELFQKCITCGAVMCDLNQTITQFGSRIAINWQCSNGHIGQWESCPNIRRMAENNLLAAAATIFTGCTYTDIADWAGLFNLQLPLQTTFYNIQASYLLPVIEESYTQQENIIKARLFCQTEDGEGVQLCGDGRSDSPGHSSKYNTYSFMDESTNQIVAFELMQVSQASSSVAMEPLAFKKGLDRILDEGIDVKVVITDRHPSIRKMLREEYPHIIHQFDPWHVAKGFKKKMVAASNRKECKDLAPWIRSVSNHMWWSCCTSKGDAKELLRRWMSLQHHITGVHRWEENGTEYRCFHKDLSAEEQRTKRWLKVNSPAFKALQAMIMDTRLLKDLQQMTLFKHTGQLEVFHNALLKYCPKRIHFQYPSMKARTMLAIMDHNENHSTKREQATTAAGLTRHNVVFQKQSKQWIARPIYAKTTQKFRDDLMDRVIQRRLDPTIRFKDASSRIKVPRLAANIALLPKPNKEKVIQSHASRFRGPSEPL encoded by the exons ATGGTTATAACGTGTGTCGTAAAGGGTTGTGAGAACAAGGCGAAGGTATTTAGTGCCGTCATGTTTCATCGATTTCCAATTCACCACAAACGGCGGAAAGCTTGGTTAGCTGCGTTGAACATCGATGCAACAACACCGCTGGATATTCTGAAGAAATGGCGTGTTTGCTCCGAGCATTTCACACAGGAGGACTATACCTCCACAGGATTACGCCTAAAGGATTCTGCCACACCGACAATAATCAAAGCAAGAACACAACAAAGTGGATCATCACCTAACACT GCAGAGTTGAGTGACTTACAGCAAGATCTGCCAGAACAAGACGAAACCTTTTTTGTTGGTGTACCTCATTCAACCCCCCAGAAGCACAGAGCTGAAGAGCCTACTGCTGCGTTCCAAGTTCCCTTGTCTGTACAGTTTACCAGTCCTTCACATTCACGCAAACCAGCTGTTGCCCTGGCTCCCACATGGTCAATGAAATCT GACACCGCATCATCATCCACAATTATGACCATGTGTGGTCCAAGAAAAAGTATTGTATTTGAG GAACCACACCACATTGAAGCTACTGTGATGGATATGAGTGGAACATCAGTGTTTGATGTCAGCATGACCTCAGAGCCTGCTGTCGATCCCACAGACACCAGCTTTGAGGCAAATTCAAGCccctccaccaccaccacaggAAGTTCATCAAGCCTCTTTGGACAACCCAGAGGATGGAAGGAGAGGAAGTGGATTGTAAATGAGTCCAAACTCATGGAACTCTTTCAGAAATGTATAACATGTGGTGCTGTGATGTGTGACCTGAACCAGACAATAACACAGTTCGGCAGTAGAATCGCTATAAATTGGCAATGCAGCAATGGGCATATAGGACAATGGGAGTCATGTCCCAATATACGTAGAATGGCAGAAAATAACCTTCTCGCAGCAGCTGCCACTATCTTTACTGGCTGTACGTACACAGACATAGCTGACTGGGCTGGACTTTTCAACCTGCAGTTGCCCCTGCAGACAACTTTCTACAACATACAGGCAAGCTACCTGCTCCCAGTGATTGAGGAATCATACACACAACAGGAGAACATAATCAAAGCAAGATTATTTTGCCAAACTGAAGACGGTGAAGGAGTGCAGCTATGTGGAGACGGTAGAAGTGACAGCCCCGGACACTCCAGCAAATACAACACATATTCTTTCATGGACGAATCCACTAACCAGATCGTGGCGTTTGAGCTGATGCAG GTTTCCCAGGCCTCCAGTTCAGTCGCAATGGAACCACTGGCCTTCAAGAAAGGCCTGGATAGGATCCTGGATGAGGGCATTGATGTAAAAGTGGTCATCACAGACCGGCATCCGTCCATAAGAAAAATGCTTAGAGAAGAATATCCTCACATCATTCATCAGTTTGATCCGTGGCATGTCGCCAAAG gatttaaaaaaaaaatggttgcaGCATCAAACAGAAAGGAGTGCAAAGATCTTGCTCCTTGGATCAGGAGTGTCAGCAACCACATGTGGTGGAGCTGTTGCACCTCCAAAGGAGATGCAAAG GAGCTGCTCAGACGATGGATGTCTCTCCAACACCACATCACTGGGGTCCATCGCTGGGAAGAAAACGGAACGGAATACAGATGTTTCCATAAGGACTTGTCAGCAGAGGAACAAAGAACGAAGAGGTGGCTAAAAGTGAATTCCCCTGCCTTCAAAGCTCTTCAAGCAATGATTATGGACACACGTCTCCTAAAAGACCTACAACAGATGACACTATTCAAACACACAG gacAACTTGAGGTGTTCCACAATGCCCTTTTGAAGTACTGTCCAAAGCGAATTCATTTTCAATACCCTTCAATGAAGGCACGCACTATGCTAGCGATTATGGATCACAATGAGAATCACTCCACAAAGCGGGAACAGGCAACAACAGCAGCCG GCCTCACAAGACACAATGTTGTCTTTCAAAAGCAGTCAAAGCAGTGGATTGCTAGACCAATCTATGCGAAGACGACTCAAAAATTCAGAGATGACCTAATGGACAGAGTGATCCAAAGAAGACTTGACCCCACTATCAGATTCAAAGACGCATCATCCCGTATCAAAGTACCTCGTCTAGCTGCCAACATTGCATTGCTACCAAAGCCCAACAAAGAGAAGGTCATACAATCACACGCCTCAAGATTCAGAGGTCCATCAGAGCCATTGTAA
- the LOC137075056 gene encoding uncharacterized protein, giving the protein MVTYKKLAIQIACALICSEKKKKKRRLWRRKWLGRREEQGLFVLQRELEMDDQTGFRKLLRMTAEEFDILLGMVGPLITKQHTQMRRAISPRERLAVTMRFLATGESFTSLSFQYRVGVSTISEIVMETCAALYKAMKKDFLKTPSTEAEWRGIAHDFHSKWQFPHCLGALDGKHIRIQPPAKSGSLYHNYKSSFSVIMMAAVDANYKFIYASVGTQGRVSDAGLFAQSDLRQAMDQGRLNFPPPEPLPSSDIMMPYMFVGDEAYPLRPDLMKPYPYRQMDHSQRILNYRLSRARRVVENAFGILANRLRVFRSTICLEPGKVVKITMACLCIHNFLRERRSEAYTPPAFADWENNDHSIVEGNWRNEGTGSFQPVDHGRERNASVVAKMQRNLLCDYFVSPAGCVPWQQKHM; this is encoded by the exons atggtAACCTACAAGAAGCTTGCGATACAAATTGCCTGTGCGCTGATTTGCAgcgaaaagaagaaaaagaaaagaagattaTGGAGGAGGAAATGGTTGGGGAGACGCGAAGAGCAAGGATTgtttgttctgcaaagagagttggag ATGGATGATCAGACTGGGTTCAGGAAGCTGCTGCGGATGACAGCAGAGGAGTTTGATATCCTGCTGGGGATGGTCGGACCTCTCATAACCAAGCAACACACGCAGATGAGACGGGCAATATCCCCAAGAGAGCGCCTAGCTGTGACCATGCGGTTTTTGGCAACAG GTGAATCGTTCACTTCCCTCAGTTTCCAGTACAGGGTTGGGGTCAGCACTATTTCTGAGATAGTTATGGAAACCTGTGCTGCTCTGTACAAGGCCATGAAAAAAGACTTTCTGAAG acaCCATCAACAGAGGCAGAATGGCGGGGAATAGCCCATGACTTTCACTCAAAATGGCAATTCCCACATTGCCTTGGTGCGCTAGATGGTAAACACATCCGGATACAGCCTCCAGCAAAAAGTGGCAGTCTCTACCATAATTACAAGTCCAGCTTCTCTGTGATTATGATGGCTGCTGTGGATGCCAATTACAAGTTCATATATGCCAGTGTGGGTACCCAAGGTAGAGTTTCTGATGCCGGATTATTCGCTCAGTCAGACTTGCGCCAAGCGATGGATCAGGGCCGGCTGAACTTTCCTCCACCTGAACCATTGCCCAGCAGTGACATAATGATGCCATACATGTTCGTGGGTGATGAGGCATATCCTTTAAGGCCCGATCTCATGAAGCCATATCCTTACAGGCAAATGGACCACAGTCAACGGATACTGAACTACCGTCTATCAAGAGCACGTCGAGTGGTAGAAAATGCATTTGGCATTCTTGCTAACAGGTTACGAGTTTTTAGGAGCACCATATGCTTGGAGCCAGGCAAGGTAGTTAAAATAACTATGGCCTGCCTATGCATCCATAACTTCCTCCGTGAGCGCAGGTCTGAGGCGTACACGCCTCCAGCCTTTGCAGACTGGGAGAACAATGACCACAGCATAGTTGAAGGAAACTGGAGGAATGAAGGAACAGGGTCTTTCCAACCAGTGGATCATGGAAGGGAGCGCAATGCATCTGTTGTGGCAAAAATGCAACGAAACCTTCTGTGTGACTACTTTGTATCACCTGCAGGTTGTGTTCCTTGGCAGCAGAAACACATGTAG